The Canis lupus dingo isolate Sandy chromosome 11, ASM325472v2, whole genome shotgun sequence genome includes a region encoding these proteins:
- the PPP3R2 gene encoding calcineurin subunit B type 2 encodes MPACTMGNEASYPEEMCSHFSQDEIKRLGKRFKKLDLDCSGSLSVDEFLSLPELQQNPLVQRVVDVFDTDGNGEVDFREFILGASQFSVRGDEEQKLRFAFSIYDMDKDGYISNGELFQVLKMMVRDNLKDWQLQQLVDKTIITLDRDGDGKISFEEFSAVVGGLEVHKKLVVIV; translated from the coding sequence ATGCCCGCGTGCACAATGGGGAACGAAGCCAGTTACCCCGAGGAGATGTGCTCCCACTTCAGCCAGGACGAAATTAAGAGGCTGGGCAAGCGGTTCAAGAAGCTGGACCTGGACTGCTCGGGCTCCCTGAGCGTGGACGAGTTCCTGTCGCTGCCCGAGCTGCAGCAGAACCCGCTGGTGCAGCGAGTGGTCGACGTCTTCGACACGGACGGCAACGGAGAGGTGGACTTCAGGGAGTTCATCCTGGGGGCCTCCCAGTTCAGCGTCAGGGGGGACGAGGAGCAGAAGCTGAGGTTTGCCTTCAGCATCTACGACATGGATAAAGACGGCTACATCTCCAACGGGGAGCTGTTCCAGGTGCTGAAGATGATGGTCCGGGACAACCTGAAAGACTGGCAGTTACAGCAGCTGGTGGACAAGACCATCATCACCCTGGATAGAGACGGGGACGGGAAGATCTCCTTCGAGGAGTTCAGTGCTGTGGTCGGAGGCCTGGAGGTGCACAAGAAGCTGGTAGTAATTGTGTGA